Genomic DNA from Taurinivorans muris:
TGCAATGCCCGGCAATGCCTTTGTACGGTTCAACGGTTCCCTCGACCTGAACTTCCTTTTCAACTCCCAAAGGCGCCGCACCCGGCACGCGGAATGTCGTCTTATCCAAAGCTGCGATTTCCCGCTCTTCGGGTTTCGGCAGCTGCGGCACCCATTCATAAGGAGCACGGTAAGCGCGGTAAATATAATTCATATTGTCATCATCTGAAAAGTACGGGCAAACATATTCCCAAACGATTTCATACTCTTTTGTGACTTCAATCAGCCTGCCGTCCGAACCTTCCGTAATGAGCGTATTGCCGTTGGGCAGCCGTTGGGCGGAACTGATGAAAGGACTGTAAAAACGGCACGCGTCAAGAGGAATGAGAAAACCCATTTCCTTTGGCGTGCATTGCCATACGATTTCCAAAGTGACCGGGTCAAACTCAAGAACCCTGGAATAATCGCGGATCGCTGTTTTCGTTCCGTCCGAAGCGCCCGGATTCGGCGCTCCGTATCCAGCCCAGCCGCCATTATCAAAAACCAAAATATTCCCTTCACCGGGCAAACCGCGAGGTATCATATGCGCATGGTGCTGTCCGATTATCCAGCCGAGTTTTTTCAATTCCGGGCTGCTGTTGTAATCAGGACCGACTTTCCAGACAATTTTGCCCGTTTTCTTGTCAATGATGAAGATAATGTTGCTTTCACGCCCGTCCATGATGATGTTTTCCGGATTGAACCGTTCGTCACCATTATCATACCATTTATTGGGTCCAAGCTTTGACATGGAATTGATGTGCATCCAATCGCCGACGCTCGGAGCTTCTTCCACCAAAGACCCGCCTCTGAAATTGGGATTGCGGCACATGGCGTTGAGCGCTTCCTGCGAAAAGCCCATTTCCTCCGCATGGTCGGAACATTTCCATTCCCAAACAATATCACCGTCCCAGTCCACTTCATACACGACATCGTCAAGCAGTGGTTTTTCCGAAATATACGGGCAATGCACTTCCTTATGCGCCAAAATCAAAGTATTTCCGCCGTCGATTTGCGGCTCCATACCGGGAACATAATATCCGACTGGATTGCCGTCGCGTTGGAAGTCGTGATGCTGGCGAGCCATCCATGCCGCTTCCTCACCCGGATCATCGATATATTCCGCTTTATTCCATTTCCATTGGATATTGCCGTCAAAATCAATTTGCACAAGGTCACGCTGATCCTGCAAGCCATATTTTGGATTTCTCACCCCGGAGCTTGCCAAAATTGTTCCGTCAGGAAAAATTTTCGTCGGAAAGCCCTCGAAATGTTTCCATAAACGGACTTCGCGTCCGTTCATATCGATAAGCAGTGAACCGAGGTTATGCAAAGGCATGATCGTATAACCGCTCCATGCCTTTTCAGGATTGTAACGCAAAACGCCGGTTGGATAAACGGTTGGATATCCCATATCATTCTCCTTTTGTGAAATTTTATTTTAACTCATCATACCCGATAAATAAGAAAATAATGCACCATATGGTGCAAAAAACAAATAAAATTAAGAAAAGCTTTCCAAAAATGCACCATTTTGTGCAGAATTTAACATGTTCTCTTTTATACTGGTGTAAACAATATTTTTGGAGGCAGTATGTTCACAGAAGAATGCACCATAAAAACATGGAGGCAATGGCTCGTATGTTTTGCAATAGCGGGATTTGTCACGTTTTTATTTTATGACCCTGAAAATACGAAGCTTAACCTCTATTGGTTCAGCAGCGCCCTCGCGCTGAGCTTATTTGCTTTTGAACTTGTCAGCATGGTTGTTGCGATTCTCACTCTGCTCATGTTCTATATCATTTCCGGAATTTCAACGCCTGATGTCGTCTTTAGCGGTTGGCTGGCACCTATTCCATGGATGGTTTTAAGCGGCATGCTCATCGGTATTTTAATGGAAAAATCCAACCTTGCGCAGCGTATCGCCCTTTTAATTCTTTCAAAAGTCGCTAAAACCCCGCTTAAACTGCTTATTGCCTTTTTTCTTGCGGGGGTTATTATCAGCGCCCTTATCCCCGATATTATCACCGTTCTTATCTTATTCATGACAATCGCAACAAGTATCTGCCAAAGCCTCAACCTTGAAAAAGGCTCCAAGGAAGCAAGTACCATTATTATGGGGGCGTTCTTTGGCGGAGCAATTTCTTCCGCCATGTATTTGCCTAACAATACGGGAATTATCGGTTTGCTCATGGTTAAGGATATGGGTGTTGAATTCAGCTGGATAGGATTTTGGATTGAAAACGCCGCCTATTGCATTGTCCATATCATTATCGGCATTACTTTGCTTTATTTCTTCGGAAACAAAGCCCTCACCCCCCATATCCGAAAATGCATCTCGGAGGCAAAAACAGAACTGGAGAAACTCGGCA
This window encodes:
- a CDS encoding SLC13 family permease; the protein is MFTEECTIKTWRQWLVCFAIAGFVTFLFYDPENTKLNLYWFSSALALSLFAFELVSMVVAILTLLMFYIISGISTPDVVFSGWLAPIPWMVLSGMLIGILMEKSNLAQRIALLILSKVAKTPLKLLIAFFLAGVIISALIPDIITVLILFMTIATSICQSLNLEKGSKEASTIIMGAFFGGAISSAMYLPNNTGIIGLLMVKDMGVEFSWIGFWIENAAYCIVHIIIGITLLYFFGNKALTPHIRKCISEAKTELEKLGKMSALEKRALVLSLLALAGFVFEPLHHLPGYYLFAFTVFLGFTPLFGTFECSDIEKVNFSILFFIVGCMAIGFVAGTLGIPAWLSSKIVPVLQSIENGALANLFAYFVGVIANFLLTPVAAATSLSVPMAQIAVDLGMTIKPTLYSFLYGLDQFILPYELAPALLMFSTGYIKLRHVIIIMGLRLFLVTIGILISSYIVWPMLGI
- a CDS encoding aryl-sulfate sulfotransferase, coding for MGYPTVYPTGVLRYNPEKAWSGYTIMPLHNLGSLLIDMNGREVRLWKHFEGFPTKIFPDGTILASSGVRNPKYGLQDQRDLVQIDFDGNIQWKWNKAEYIDDPGEEAAWMARQHHDFQRDGNPVGYYVPGMEPQIDGGNTLILAHKEVHCPYISEKPLLDDVVYEVDWDGDIVWEWKCSDHAEEMGFSQEALNAMCRNPNFRGGSLVEEAPSVGDWMHINSMSKLGPNKWYDNGDERFNPENIIMDGRESNIIFIIDKKTGKIVWKVGPDYNSSPELKKLGWIIGQHHAHMIPRGLPGEGNILVFDNGGWAGYGAPNPGASDGTKTAIRDYSRVLEFDPVTLEIVWQCTPKEMGFLIPLDACRFYSPFISSAQRLPNGNTLITEGSDGRLIEVTKEYEIVWEYVCPYFSDDDNMNYIYRAYRAPYEWVPQLPKPEEREIAALDKTTFRVPGAAPLGVEKEVQVEGTVEPYKGIAGHCIANAE